From the genome of Gemmatimonas phototrophica, one region includes:
- a CDS encoding efflux RND transporter periplasmic adaptor subunit, with product MSTVRRPSLVNGVRVVEQRFQGEPGFVVKSPSTGKYLRFKPVEARVMELFNGERTVHQVAAQMTAEGTSIGASTIDAFATRLATLGIVDRTLVEKTSAQLERLREERKERRRKPLFRGEFLRMRFPMGDPDRLLTRTMPLVRWCFTPAFVWGSVAVFAFYALLLTARWQELTTSFSALTNPANWSVATALMFWGAFIGVGIVHELGHAYACKGFRGEVNEMGFMIMYFQPAFYCNVNDAWTFTKLSDRLWVTAAGAWVELLLGAAAAAVWAVSAPGTVISQLSLMVTLLAGGLALLSNANPLLPYDGYFALSDWLEIPNLRQRALGYFNWFFATTILRREAEEPAVTERERRIFLWYGALASLYIAMVYTIALRFVVRWSYRTFGITVATALVVVLMTWQRHRLLAAWTAVRAAWHDFARQTLRSRFALIPAPLRGWRGGALGTALLMLLPWPRNVDGEWNARPLGYRVVTAQTDGVITDVRVRGGDMVVAGAPMLQLLNRQTERSLTQATFDRDSLQLQEQASVAARAGDIATLQARSQAASVRAANSRAVQRQLIVRATTTGTVLTEQPALLIGKPVTAGTPLLHLGRSDSLEVRVHFRGAGAAALQPGQRIRLYLDADAARPITSTVSRVSLVGTPEHPGATEALVHLPASGAWRAGTNGPARVRLQMGTIGSAMLWAIRSRLRPDFLL from the coding sequence ATGAGTACCGTTCGACGCCCCTCGCTGGTCAACGGCGTGCGCGTGGTCGAGCAGCGCTTTCAAGGAGAACCCGGGTTCGTGGTGAAGAGTCCGTCCACCGGCAAGTACCTGCGCTTCAAGCCGGTGGAAGCACGTGTCATGGAGCTCTTCAACGGCGAACGGACCGTGCATCAGGTGGCGGCGCAAATGACGGCGGAAGGCACCAGTATCGGGGCTTCCACCATTGACGCGTTTGCCACGAGACTGGCCACACTGGGCATTGTGGATCGCACGCTCGTGGAGAAAACGTCGGCCCAACTCGAACGGTTGCGTGAGGAGCGCAAGGAACGCCGAAGAAAGCCGCTTTTCCGCGGCGAATTTCTGCGGATGCGTTTTCCCATGGGTGATCCGGATCGTCTGCTCACGCGCACCATGCCACTGGTACGCTGGTGCTTCACCCCGGCCTTCGTGTGGGGGTCCGTGGCGGTATTCGCCTTTTATGCGTTACTGCTCACAGCCCGCTGGCAAGAGCTCACCACGTCGTTCAGCGCCCTGACCAACCCGGCCAATTGGAGTGTGGCCACGGCACTGATGTTCTGGGGTGCATTCATTGGTGTGGGCATTGTGCATGAATTGGGACACGCCTACGCGTGCAAAGGATTCCGCGGGGAAGTGAACGAAATGGGGTTCATGATCATGTACTTCCAGCCCGCCTTCTATTGTAACGTGAACGATGCCTGGACGTTTACGAAGCTCAGTGACCGGTTGTGGGTCACCGCCGCGGGCGCGTGGGTGGAACTGTTGCTGGGCGCTGCCGCTGCCGCGGTGTGGGCCGTTTCGGCGCCCGGCACGGTCATCTCCCAACTATCCCTCATGGTGACGTTGCTTGCCGGTGGACTGGCGCTACTCAGCAACGCCAATCCCCTGCTGCCGTACGATGGCTACTTCGCGCTGAGCGATTGGCTGGAAATTCCCAATCTTCGCCAGCGCGCGCTGGGCTACTTCAACTGGTTCTTCGCCACCACGATCCTCCGTCGCGAAGCCGAGGAGCCCGCCGTCACCGAACGAGAGCGCCGGATCTTTCTCTGGTACGGCGCGCTGGCGTCGCTGTATATCGCCATGGTCTACACCATTGCGCTGCGCTTCGTCGTTCGCTGGTCCTACCGGACGTTTGGTATCACCGTGGCAACCGCGCTGGTGGTGGTTCTCATGACATGGCAGCGCCATCGGTTGTTGGCCGCATGGACGGCTGTGCGCGCCGCCTGGCACGACTTCGCACGCCAGACGCTGCGCAGCCGCTTCGCGCTCATTCCCGCCCCGCTTCGGGGATGGCGGGGCGGGGCGTTGGGCACGGCGCTGCTCATGCTGTTGCCATGGCCGCGCAATGTTGACGGCGAATGGAACGCGCGACCGCTGGGCTATCGCGTCGTGACTGCCCAGACAGACGGTGTGATTACCGACGTACGCGTACGCGGCGGTGATATGGTGGTGGCCGGCGCCCCCATGCTGCAGCTACTCAACCGCCAGACGGAACGCTCGCTCACACAAGCGACGTTCGATCGGGATTCGCTGCAGTTACAGGAGCAAGCCTCAGTGGCCGCACGCGCCGGCGACATCGCCACGCTGCAAGCGCGGTCACAAGCCGCCAGCGTACGTGCCGCCAACAGCCGGGCGGTTCAACGGCAATTGATCGTTCGCGCCACAACCACGGGCACGGTACTCACGGAACAGCCAGCGTTGCTGATAGGCAAGCCGGTGACTGCCGGCACCCCCCTGCTTCACCTCGGCCGCAGCGATTCACTGGAAGTCCGGGTGCACTTTCGTGGTGCAGGTGCCGCTGCACTGCAACCTGGTCAACGCATCCGCCTGTATCTGGACGCGGATGCCGCGAGGCCCATCACCTCAACGGTGTCGCGGGTGAGCCTTGTTGGCACGCCCGAACATCCGGGGGCAACGGAAGCGCTTGTACACCTTCCGGCCTCAGGCGCCTGGCGCGCAGGCACGAATGGCCCCGCCAGGGTGCGCTTGCAAATGGGGACGATTGGTAGCGCGATGCTCTGGGCCATACGCAGCCGCCTGCGCCCCGACTTTCTGTTGTAG
- a CDS encoding asparaginase domain-containing protein, with amino-acid sequence MSVRVFVTGGTFDKEYDELTGTLHFDATHLPEMLRRGRCMIDVSVDVLMMIDSLEMKEAHRLQIVQACQAATESQIVITHGTDTMVDTARVLAAELPDKTIVLTGAMVPYAFGSSDGLFNLGSALSFVQTLPPGVYIAMNGRYFTADNVAKNRNVGVFEETVDSSRDAL; translated from the coding sequence ATGAGCGTACGGGTTTTCGTGACAGGTGGCACGTTCGACAAGGAGTACGACGAACTCACCGGCACGCTGCACTTCGACGCCACACATCTCCCGGAAATGCTGCGTCGAGGGCGCTGCATGATTGATGTGTCCGTGGACGTTCTGATGATGATCGACAGCCTCGAAATGAAAGAGGCGCACCGGTTGCAGATCGTGCAGGCGTGCCAAGCGGCGACCGAGTCTCAGATCGTGATCACGCACGGGACCGATACCATGGTGGACACGGCCCGGGTGCTGGCCGCGGAGCTGCCAGACAAGACGATTGTGCTGACCGGCGCCATGGTGCCGTATGCCTTTGGCAGTTCTGACGGGCTGTTCAACCTGGGCAGCGCTCTCAGTTTCGTGCAGACGTTGCCGCCGGGCGTATACATCGCCATGAACGGCCGGTACTTCACTGCGGATAACGTGGCGAAGAATCGCAACGTCGGGGTGTTTGAAGAAACGGTCGACAGCAGCCGCGACGCCCTCTGA
- the trmD gene encoding tRNA (guanosine(37)-N1)-methyltransferase TrmD, protein MTDRRPFDLTRTRMLRINIVTIFPEFFAGPLSLSIPAKAAAAGGVTYNLVDLRAFTYDRHRTVDDYPFGGGPGMVMKPGPFFEAVESVGATSPIVLLSPRGRRFAHADAMRFAAGTELTLLCGHYKDIDERVATHLATEELSLGDFVLSGGEPAALAIVDATVRLLPGAMSDLESARTDSFFDRGISAPSYTRPAEYRGHTVPDVLMSGDHAKVSAWRESESLQRTRDAEARDRAEWAVREAQVAEREAVIAAAERIATQKAEKKAREKAAKARAKARAEAAARRESGTTGEAS, encoded by the coding sequence TTGACTGATCGTCGCCCTTTCGATCTTACCCGGACGCGCATGCTGCGCATCAACATCGTCACCATCTTCCCCGAGTTTTTTGCGGGGCCCCTGTCGCTGAGTATTCCGGCCAAGGCCGCCGCGGCCGGGGGGGTGACGTACAATCTCGTGGACCTGCGGGCATTCACGTACGATCGCCATCGCACCGTCGATGACTATCCGTTCGGTGGTGGACCAGGGATGGTGATGAAGCCCGGCCCGTTTTTCGAGGCCGTGGAGTCGGTGGGTGCCACATCGCCCATCGTGCTGCTCTCCCCGCGCGGGCGGCGCTTTGCGCACGCCGATGCCATGCGCTTTGCCGCAGGCACCGAACTCACGCTGCTCTGTGGCCACTACAAGGATATCGACGAGCGCGTCGCCACCCATTTGGCCACCGAGGAGTTGTCGCTCGGCGATTTTGTGCTGAGTGGGGGTGAGCCGGCCGCGCTGGCCATCGTGGACGCCACGGTTCGGCTGTTGCCGGGGGCCATGAGCGATCTGGAGAGTGCGCGCACCGATTCGTTCTTTGATCGCGGGATCAGCGCGCCCAGCTATACGCGGCCGGCAGAGTATCGCGGGCATACGGTGCCCGACGTGCTCATGAGCGGTGACCATGCCAAGGTTTCGGCCTGGCGCGAGTCCGAGAGTCTGCAGCGCACCCGGGACGCGGAAGCCCGCGATCGCGCGGAGTGGGCGGTACGCGAAGCGCAGGTTGCTGAACGCGAGGCGGTGATTGCTGCCGCGGAACGGATCGCCACGCAGAAGGCAGAAAAGAAGGCCCGTGAAAAGGCCGCCAAGGCGCGGGCCAAGGCGCGGGCCGAGGCCGCCGCGCGTCGCGAGAGCGGCACGACCGGGGAGGCCTCATGA
- the rimM gene encoding ribosome maturation factor RimM (Essential for efficient processing of 16S rRNA), producing the protein MRRVLPASCRQPPWPCPPARPKLAEFIVVGRVRRAHGVRGAWAVESLTDAPDAVFASGALLYPGDREGNLVAGGEAQPLHVEDGRPMNKEWLVRVRELTDRDIADGWRGRYLLADPSVLPEADDDEIYIGDLIGMRVEVEGQGLVGHVRDVYDAPQGYILEVETPTGRPLVPWTDELVLSVDDTTRTIVFAPLDGLFD; encoded by the coding sequence ATGAGGCGCGTCTTGCCAGCAAGCTGCAGGCAGCCGCCGTGGCCATGCCCACCGGCGAGGCCTAAGCTGGCCGAGTTCATCGTCGTCGGCCGGGTACGTCGCGCGCATGGTGTGCGCGGCGCCTGGGCCGTCGAGTCGCTGACCGATGCGCCGGACGCGGTTTTCGCGTCCGGCGCACTGCTTTATCCCGGCGACCGCGAAGGGAACCTTGTTGCCGGTGGCGAGGCCCAACCGCTGCACGTCGAAGACGGTCGCCCCATGAACAAGGAGTGGCTGGTCCGCGTCCGCGAACTCACCGACCGCGATATCGCCGACGGCTGGCGCGGCCGGTACCTCCTCGCGGACCCCAGTGTGTTGCCGGAAGCGGATGACGACGAGATCTACATTGGCGATCTCATCGGCATGCGTGTGGAAGTGGAGGGGCAGGGGCTCGTGGGGCACGTGCGCGACGTGTACGACGCGCCACAGGGGTACATTCTGGAGGTGGAGACCCCGACGGGGCGGCCACTGGTCCCCTGGACGGACGAACTCGTGCTCTCTGTAGACGATACGACCCGCACGATCGTCTTTGCGCCGCTCGACGGCCTGTTTGACTGA
- the rpsP gene encoding 30S ribosomal protein S16: protein MAVKIRLRREGRKKTPMYRIVVADSQAPRDGRFIEILGQYQPRGGENAINLQVERVNYWLNVGAQPTDTVRSLLRRAGVLKARHEARLASKLQAAAVAMPTGEA, encoded by the coding sequence ATGGCCGTAAAGATCCGCCTGCGCCGTGAAGGCCGTAAAAAGACCCCCATGTACCGTATCGTGGTTGCCGATTCGCAGGCGCCGCGTGACGGCCGTTTTATCGAGATCCTCGGGCAGTACCAGCCGCGTGGTGGCGAGAACGCCATCAACCTGCAGGTTGAGCGCGTGAACTATTGGCTCAATGTCGGCGCCCAGCCCACGGACACGGTCCGTTCGCTGCTCCGTCGCGCGGGTGTGCTCAAGGCCCGTCATGAGGCGCGTCTTGCCAGCAAGCTGCAGGCAGCCGCCGTGGCCATGCCCACCGGCGAGGCCTAA
- the ggt gene encoding gamma-glutamyltransferase — protein MPVAYRSNRLFAAALATATLLVPALGAQPAPKPASAVESANGMVVSASTIASQVGRDVLANGGNAVDAAIATGFALAVTYPTAGNIGGGGFMVIRFPDGRATTIDFRERAPVAATPSMFTDSTGNYSARLHHGSHKAVGVPGTVAGFDLAHQKYGKVTWAKLVDPAARMADTGFMVPVGLAASLGSPRLQERLAAYPATMAAYYRAGKPYAAGERMVLSDLGNTLSRIRDLRRDGFYKGTTAHLITAEMRKNGGLITEQDLLAYEAKERAPVRGIFKGYDVITMPPPSSGGVAMIEMLNILEGLDLKGAGHNSPQYVHWLAESMRRAFRDRAIHLGDPDFTKPPVDRLTSKAYGTRLRSTIDANKASPSSPADVTQGYESDETTHYSVVDKDGLAVSVTYTLEAGYGLGAVVEGAGFLLNNEMGDFNGKPGLTDSTGLIGTAPNVASPGKRMLSSMSPTIVAKDGKLVAVVGSPGGRTIINTVLQVVLNLIAFDMPAQLAVNAPRLHHQWLPNAITVEREGFDAATLDALRAKGHVVRIGSQQGTAHSIVIDARTGKKLGAADPRDRDAGAIGH, from the coding sequence ATGCCCGTCGCCTACCGCTCGAACCGCCTCTTTGCTGCCGCGCTGGCCACGGCGACCCTGCTTGTGCCCGCGCTGGGGGCCCAGCCCGCGCCCAAGCCCGCCAGCGCCGTTGAAAGCGCCAATGGCATGGTGGTCTCCGCCAGCACCATTGCCAGCCAGGTAGGCCGGGACGTGCTGGCCAATGGTGGCAATGCCGTGGACGCCGCCATTGCCACCGGATTCGCCCTGGCCGTGACATACCCAACGGCGGGCAATATTGGCGGCGGCGGGTTCATGGTGATCCGCTTTCCCGACGGCCGGGCGACCACCATTGATTTCCGGGAGCGGGCGCCCGTAGCGGCCACTCCTTCCATGTTCACCGACAGCACCGGCAATTACTCGGCTCGCCTTCACCACGGGTCGCACAAGGCGGTGGGGGTGCCGGGCACCGTTGCCGGTTTCGACCTCGCACACCAGAAGTACGGCAAGGTGACCTGGGCCAAACTGGTGGATCCCGCAGCCCGCATGGCCGATACCGGATTCATGGTCCCTGTTGGACTCGCCGCCTCGCTGGGCAGCCCACGGTTACAGGAACGCCTCGCGGCGTATCCCGCCACCATGGCGGCGTACTATCGGGCCGGCAAACCGTACGCCGCCGGTGAGCGCATGGTGCTGTCAGACCTTGGCAACACCCTGAGCCGCATTCGCGACCTGCGCCGGGACGGGTTTTACAAAGGCACCACGGCGCATCTCATCACGGCCGAAATGCGGAAAAACGGGGGGCTCATAACGGAGCAGGATCTCCTCGCGTACGAAGCAAAGGAACGCGCGCCGGTTCGGGGTATTTTCAAGGGCTACGACGTCATCACCATGCCTCCGCCAAGCAGCGGCGGCGTGGCCATGATTGAGATGCTCAACATCCTGGAAGGACTCGACCTGAAGGGAGCCGGCCACAATTCTCCGCAATACGTGCACTGGCTGGCCGAGAGCATGCGCCGCGCCTTCCGCGACCGAGCCATTCACCTGGGCGATCCGGATTTCACGAAGCCGCCCGTTGACCGGCTCACCAGCAAGGCCTACGGCACACGGCTCCGCAGCACCATCGACGCCAACAAGGCGTCGCCGTCGTCCCCTGCCGATGTGACCCAGGGCTACGAAAGCGACGAAACCACGCACTACTCCGTGGTGGACAAAGATGGGCTGGCCGTCTCGGTGACCTACACCCTCGAAGCCGGTTACGGACTTGGTGCGGTGGTGGAAGGGGCCGGTTTCCTGTTGAACAACGAGATGGGAGACTTCAACGGCAAACCCGGACTGACGGACAGCACGGGTCTCATTGGCACCGCCCCCAATGTGGCGTCTCCCGGTAAGCGGATGCTCTCCAGCATGTCGCCGACCATTGTGGCCAAAGACGGCAAGCTCGTGGCGGTCGTGGGGAGCCCCGGTGGGCGCACCATCATCAATACCGTGTTGCAGGTGGTGCTCAATCTGATCGCGTTCGACATGCCGGCCCAACTGGCCGTGAACGCACCGCGCCTGCACCATCAGTGGCTCCCCAATGCCATTACGGTGGAGCGCGAGGGATTTGACGCCGCCACCCTCGACGCCCTGCGCGCCAAGGGCCATGTGGTGCGAATAGGCTCCCAGCAGGGCACGGCCCATTCCATCGTGATCGATGCGCGCACTGGCAAGAAACTGGGCGCTGCCGACCCCCGCGATCGTGATGCCGGGGCCATTGGGCACTGA
- a CDS encoding DUF2911 domain-containing protein, which produces MTISRSLVRGAAALAAVSVFSVSAAAQGAMGNMQMGGGQKAPASPRDSVKATIAGAEINVNYGRPSKRGRVLFNGLGDMKWGMVWRTGANEATHFTTSKTLDFGGKVVPAGTYTLFTKLEENGKWELIVNKQTKQWGTAYDAKQDLLRIPMTVTSNNAVVEKMEIQVKPAGKGGEIVVMWDTYKATAAFTAK; this is translated from the coding sequence ATGACGATCTCCCGCTCGCTGGTTCGCGGCGCCGCTGCGCTTGCTGCTGTTTCGGTGTTCTCCGTATCGGCCGCTGCACAGGGCGCCATGGGTAATATGCAAATGGGCGGTGGCCAGAAGGCGCCGGCCTCGCCGCGTGACTCGGTCAAGGCCACGATTGCCGGCGCTGAGATCAACGTGAACTACGGCCGCCCGTCCAAGCGCGGCCGCGTGCTGTTCAACGGCCTTGGCGACATGAAGTGGGGCATGGTGTGGCGCACGGGTGCCAACGAGGCCACGCATTTCACCACAAGCAAGACACTCGACTTTGGTGGCAAGGTCGTTCCGGCCGGCACCTACACGCTGTTCACGAAGCTCGAAGAGAACGGCAAGTGGGAACTGATCGTGAACAAGCAGACCAAGCAGTGGGGCACTGCCTATGACGCCAAGCAGGACCTGCTGCGCATTCCCATGACGGTTACGAGCAACAACGCGGTCGTGGAAAAGATGGAAATTCAGGTCAAGCCGGCCGGGAAGGGCGGCGAGATCGTGGTGATGTGGGACACGTACAAGGCCACCGCGGCGTTTACCGCCAAGTAA
- a CDS encoding TerB family tellurite resistance protein has translation MFDTLRRLVSDSVPGTPGAHSRVHPHDVRIAACALLVELACADGNFSDAEQRRIVDILQRHFGVDAAGAQVLLAEAAAANRDAVDHFVFTRQVVKEYDVAQRIVLAELMWQVVLADGDFDDQEAYLIRKLANLLELEPAFLSQARRKVE, from the coding sequence ATGTTCGATACGTTACGGCGGTTGGTCAGCGACAGCGTCCCCGGGACTCCGGGGGCGCATTCGCGGGTACATCCTCATGATGTGCGTATTGCCGCCTGTGCCCTCCTGGTGGAGCTGGCCTGTGCCGACGGCAACTTCTCGGATGCGGAACAGCGCCGCATCGTGGACATTCTGCAACGGCATTTCGGCGTGGATGCGGCCGGTGCGCAGGTACTGCTCGCCGAAGCCGCTGCCGCCAACCGCGATGCGGTGGACCACTTTGTCTTCACCCGCCAGGTGGTCAAGGAGTACGACGTCGCGCAGCGGATCGTCCTCGCCGAACTGATGTGGCAGGTCGTGTTGGCGGATGGGGATTTTGATGATCAGGAGGCGTATCTGATCCGCAAGCTGGCCAACCTGCTGGAGCTGGAACCGGCATTTTTGTCGCAGGCGCGCCGGAAGGTGGAGTAG
- a CDS encoding VPS10 domain-containing protein produces the protein MRRTVSASLVLIGLAPAIAVAQAPRTAARAARPAAAPKAPFMASVDPAQFQGLSYRLVGHSRGGRVTTVTGVPSQPKTFYMGVASGGLWRTTNGGESWEPITDHKVPVGSMGSVAVADSDPNVIWLGTGSDGVRSNVSTGRGIYRSGDAGKSWEFRGLYNAGQIGAVRIHPTNPDIVWVAAYGDIFKPNNDRGVFKTTDGGKTWKKTLYVSDSTGAMDVELQPGNPNVVFAWMNRIERKPWSIISGSREGGFYKSTDGGETWQNLRGNGLPNELIGKGNIGVTAANPNRLYALVEALPGGGLYRSDDAGASWQMVNSTPGLITRPFYYTSLGTDPNNADVVFAGAETFYKSTDGGKTVTPFRTPHGDNHDIWINPNNSNTMVQSNDGGANVSFDGGKTWSSQDIQPTAEFYGVWLDNAFPYNLYMAQQDNSTYIVPSLNNVFNMASVRVGPGCETGPIIPHPSDENIVHGNCKGQYAVMNMKAGVTKNYWIGAQSLYGNDGGDLIFRMQRTTPMATSPHDPKVLYYGSQYLHRTRNNGASWEKISPDLTAFPKCCQGGSGQPITRDVTGEEFYSTLYAITESSLEKGVIWTGSNDGPFSVTRDDGKTWTRITPKGLGDGGRVAWIDASPHRKGSAYYATYRYLLGDYKPYIYLTNDYGKTWKLLTDGTNGIAADVPVRVVREDPVREGLLYAGTEFGLYVSFDNGGHWQPFNLNMPIIPINDIRVHKGDLVIATQGRAAWILDNIAPLQQIGPTTASAALTVFRPRDGYRTNVGQSYLGPTVDYYLSSAPADTVRIEILDAAGKTVNSFKSGVVPVQPPRRRGADDDPDESMMAGRGGVAAMASGPTLNLVTKNVGMNRFVWNVQHQNGLGAPPGQYTARITVAGQTQSVPLRVRIDPRLAADGTTEADLQAQFAHNVKMRDMVADVNALLARVRTAEQKYKGATGAAADTARQVKEVSEVVNTQPIRYGKPGLQAHITYLAGMTARADQKVGQDALERYTVLRQELEAVKAKLDRAIGPQRRM, from the coding sequence ATGCGCCGTACCGTTTCGGCATCTCTCGTTCTGATTGGCCTTGCTCCCGCAATTGCGGTGGCGCAGGCCCCCCGAACCGCCGCTCGCGCTGCCCGCCCTGCGGCGGCCCCCAAGGCGCCCTTCATGGCGTCGGTTGATCCTGCCCAGTTCCAGGGGCTGTCGTATCGCTTGGTTGGTCACTCCAGGGGCGGTCGAGTCACGACGGTGACCGGCGTCCCGTCACAGCCCAAGACGTTCTACATGGGCGTGGCGAGCGGTGGCCTGTGGCGCACCACCAACGGCGGGGAAAGCTGGGAACCCATCACGGACCATAAGGTCCCGGTTGGATCCATGGGCTCCGTGGCCGTGGCCGACAGCGATCCCAATGTGATCTGGCTGGGCACCGGGTCGGACGGTGTCCGCTCCAATGTCTCCACCGGTCGTGGCATCTACCGCTCCGGCGATGCGGGCAAGAGCTGGGAATTCCGCGGGCTCTACAACGCCGGCCAGATCGGCGCGGTGCGTATTCACCCCACCAATCCGGACATCGTGTGGGTGGCCGCCTATGGCGACATCTTCAAGCCCAACAACGACCGCGGCGTTTTCAAGACCACCGACGGTGGCAAGACCTGGAAGAAGACGCTGTACGTGAGCGACAGCACGGGCGCCATGGACGTGGAGCTCCAGCCGGGCAACCCCAATGTGGTCTTTGCCTGGATGAACCGCATTGAGCGCAAGCCGTGGTCGATCATTTCCGGATCGCGCGAAGGGGGCTTCTACAAGAGCACCGACGGCGGCGAGACCTGGCAGAACCTGCGCGGTAATGGCCTGCCGAATGAACTCATCGGCAAGGGCAACATCGGCGTGACCGCTGCCAACCCCAACCGCTTGTATGCGCTGGTGGAAGCGCTGCCGGGGGGCGGCTTGTATCGCAGCGACGACGCCGGCGCCAGCTGGCAGATGGTGAACAGCACGCCGGGGCTCATTACCCGTCCGTTCTACTACACCTCGCTGGGCACCGACCCGAACAACGCCGACGTGGTGTTCGCGGGTGCGGAAACGTTCTACAAGAGCACCGATGGTGGCAAGACGGTCACGCCGTTCCGTACGCCGCACGGTGACAATCACGATATCTGGATCAATCCGAACAATTCGAACACGATGGTGCAGTCGAACGACGGCGGCGCCAACGTGTCGTTTGACGGCGGCAAGACGTGGAGCTCGCAGGACATTCAGCCCACGGCCGAGTTCTACGGGGTGTGGCTCGACAATGCGTTCCCGTACAACCTGTACATGGCGCAGCAGGACAACAGCACGTACATCGTGCCGAGTCTGAACAACGTGTTCAACATGGCATCGGTGCGGGTGGGACCGGGGTGTGAAACGGGCCCGATCATTCCGCATCCGAGCGACGAGAACATCGTGCATGGCAACTGCAAGGGGCAGTATGCCGTTATGAACATGAAGGCGGGCGTGACCAAGAATTACTGGATTGGCGCGCAGTCGCTGTATGGCAACGATGGCGGCGATCTCATTTTCCGCATGCAGCGCACCACGCCCATGGCGACGTCGCCGCATGACCCCAAGGTGCTGTACTACGGGTCGCAGTACCTGCACCGCACGCGCAACAACGGCGCGTCGTGGGAAAAGATTTCGCCCGACCTGACCGCCTTCCCCAAGTGCTGCCAGGGCGGCAGCGGCCAGCCCATCACGCGCGACGTGACGGGTGAAGAGTTCTACAGCACGCTGTACGCCATTACCGAGTCGTCGCTCGAAAAGGGCGTGATCTGGACGGGCTCGAATGACGGCCCCTTCTCGGTGACGCGCGACGATGGGAAGACGTGGACGCGCATCACGCCCAAGGGGCTGGGTGATGGTGGCCGCGTGGCGTGGATTGATGCCTCGCCGCATCGCAAGGGTTCGGCGTACTACGCCACCTACCGCTACCTGCTGGGTGACTACAAGCCGTACATCTATCTCACCAACGATTACGGCAAGACGTGGAAGCTGCTGACCGACGGGACGAATGGCATTGCCGCCGATGTACCGGTGCGTGTCGTTCGCGAAGATCCGGTGCGGGAAGGGCTGTTGTATGCCGGCACGGAATTCGGCTTGTACGTGTCGTTCGATAATGGTGGGCACTGGCAGCCGTTCAACCTGAACATGCCCATCATTCCCATCAACGACATCCGGGTACACAAGGGCGATCTGGTCATTGCCACGCAGGGACGTGCCGCCTGGATTCTGGACAACATTGCGCCGCTGCAGCAGATCGGCCCCACCACGGCGAGCGCTGCGCTCACCGTATTCCGTCCGCGAGACGGGTACCGGACCAATGTTGGGCAGTCGTACCTCGGCCCCACCGTGGATTACTATCTGTCCAGTGCCCCGGCGGACACGGTGCGCATTGAGATTCTCGATGCGGCCGGGAAGACGGTCAACAGTTTCAAGAGTGGCGTGGTCCCGGTACAGCCGCCGCGCCGTCGCGGAGCTGATGACGATCCGGATGAGTCTATGATGGCGGGCCGTGGCGGTGTCGCGGCCATGGCGTCGGGCCCAACGCTCAACCTGGTCACGAAGAACGTCGGGATGAACCGGTTCGTGTGGAACGTGCAGCACCAGAACGGACTGGGCGCGCCTCCGGGACAATACACGGCCCGCATTACCGTGGCGGGGCAGACCCAGAGTGTACCGCTGCGGGTGCGTATTGACCCGCGTCTCGCCGCCGATGGCACCACGGAAGCCGATCTGCAGGCGCAGTTCGCACACAACGTGAAGATGCGCGACATGGTGGCCGACGTGAACGCGTTGCTGGCCCGCGTGCGCACGGCGGAGCAGAAGTACAAGGGCGCCACTGGTGCGGCAGCGGATACGGCCCGTCAGGTGAAGGAAGTGAGTGAGGTGGTGAACACGCAGCCCATCCGGTACGGCAAGCCGGGGCTGCAGGCACACATTACCTATCTAGCAGGCATGACCGCCCGGGCTGACCAGAAGGTTGGTCAGGATGCTCTGGAGCGGTACACTGTGTTGCGACAGGAACTGGAAGCGGTGAAGGCCAAGCTGGATCGGGCCATCGGGCCGCAGCGCCGCATGTAA